A genomic region of Methanosarcina thermophila TM-1 contains the following coding sequences:
- a CDS encoding methanogenesis marker 2 protein: protein MNLEELAERIKTFEGVTRKKQIEDIVSIFEAVRPEYKNAIVDFGDDAAVIDIGGDDVILFAADGIWGRILDASPWWAGYGAVVVNVNDIAAMGGKPLAMVDVASSSSDTACRELMEGLAEGVRKFGVPVVGGHVHPDTEYNSISVAIIGIVKRDCVIRSDTARPGELVIAAYDMDGRIGPNSPYSWDTTSFKTPMKIRETYLVTQKIAARKLVTAGKDISNPGTIGTLGMLCETSKVGATVDLEAIPKPDNVDFEQWLKMHPGTGYVFTAKAEKAEECIKVFEEAGLTAAVIGKIEAGSKLDIYDKSGRVTVFDFSKESITGIGSE from the coding sequence TTGAACCTAGAAGAGCTCGCAGAAAGGATAAAAACCTTTGAAGGGGTTACTCGAAAAAAACAGATTGAGGACATTGTTTCAATTTTCGAGGCCGTCCGCCCGGAATATAAGAACGCAATTGTTGATTTTGGAGACGATGCAGCAGTTATCGATATAGGAGGAGACGATGTTATCCTCTTTGCGGCAGATGGGATATGGGGAAGGATACTGGACGCCAGTCCCTGGTGGGCAGGCTACGGAGCTGTAGTTGTGAATGTAAACGATATTGCAGCAATGGGTGGAAAGCCCCTTGCTATGGTGGACGTAGCATCCTCAAGTTCCGATACTGCTTGCAGAGAACTTATGGAAGGGCTGGCTGAAGGAGTAAGGAAGTTCGGGGTTCCGGTTGTAGGCGGCCATGTCCATCCTGATACGGAGTATAATTCCATTTCAGTTGCTATTATCGGCATAGTCAAAAGAGATTGTGTGATTCGGAGCGACACCGCCCGTCCCGGAGAGCTTGTTATAGCGGCTTACGATATGGACGGAAGAATTGGACCAAATTCCCCTTACAGCTGGGATACGACCTCTTTTAAAACGCCAATGAAAATAAGGGAAACTTATCTCGTCACCCAGAAAATTGCAGCGCGAAAACTTGTCACTGCAGGCAAAGACATAAGCAATCCCGGAACTATAGGTACGCTTGGGATGCTCTGTGAAACGAGCAAAGTTGGCGCAACCGTAGACCTCGAAGCCATCCCAAAGCCCGATAACGTGGATTTTGAGCAATGGCTTAAAATGCATCCCGGAACAGGTTATGTATTTACTGCAAAAGCAGAAAAAGCAGAGGAATGCATAAAGGTTTTTGAAGAAGCTGGGCTTACTGCTGCCGTTATCGGAAAAATTGAGGCAGGCTCGAAACTCGATATATATGATAAAAGCGGTAGAGTAACAGTATTTGATTTCTCAAAAGAAAGTATTACAGGTATTGGTTCTGAATAA
- a CDS encoding DUF5611 family protein, whose protein sequence is MQQYKLKRGFKPDIDRIYSVMKECFPGEISRDAGVLETSYGAMSKIKVWIDNKRLFVDTVSDKTVTDDEIILQTNKVFRDFLYKATGYTAKERVKMAKKDVGGD, encoded by the coding sequence ATGCAACAGTATAAATTAAAACGCGGTTTTAAACCTGATATTGACAGGATTTACTCGGTAATGAAAGAGTGCTTTCCCGGGGAGATCTCCAGAGACGCAGGTGTCCTTGAGACTTCCTATGGAGCTATGTCAAAGATAAAAGTCTGGATTGATAATAAAAGGCTATTTGTGGATACGGTTTCCGACAAAACTGTAACTGATGACGAGATTATCCTGCAGACAAATAAGGTCTTCAGGGATTTTCTGTATAAAGCGACTGGATACACAGCAAAAGAACGCGTAAAAATGGCAAAGAAAGATGTCGGAGGAGATTAA
- a CDS encoding metallophosphoesterase translates to MIGILSDSHDNMNALRKAVEFFNERGVKAVLHAGDIISPFTVRAFEELKPKLYFVFGNNDGDKLTLTKRFEEIGAVSCGDFGDLTIDGLHIALLHGTNEAMVKALARSGEFDVVIRGHTHEPNVKIIEGVTVINPGESSGVLSGKSTVAVLEIANLNVEITQLELD, encoded by the coding sequence TTGATAGGGATTCTTTCAGACTCGCATGATAACATGAATGCCCTCCGGAAAGCGGTGGAATTTTTTAATGAGAGGGGAGTAAAAGCGGTGCTGCATGCAGGTGATATTATTTCTCCTTTTACTGTAAGAGCCTTTGAGGAACTGAAGCCAAAACTCTATTTTGTGTTTGGAAATAATGATGGCGATAAACTAACACTTACAAAGCGGTTTGAAGAAATCGGAGCTGTTTCCTGCGGGGATTTCGGAGATCTGACGATTGACGGACTGCATATTGCCCTCCTGCATGGGACAAATGAAGCTATGGTAAAAGCACTTGCCAGATCAGGGGAATTTGATGTGGTAATCCGGGGCCATACCCATGAGCCGAATGTTAAAATTATCGAAGGGGTTACAGTGATAAATCCGGGAGAATCCTCGGGCGTGCTTTCTGGAAAATCAACAGTTGCTGTTCTTGAGATTGCAAACCTTAACGTTGAGATAACTCAGCTTGAGTTGGACTGA
- a CDS encoding chorismate--pyruvate lyase family protein, whose product MNTDFLEKLKSFEIPTCLRVCCGTDGSVTFLLEIMTRQPVSVTTESQHIIKADKPIADLLDVEEGSEVNDRAVWLSAGGTVFVYARSLSPLERMPDTMREQLMRADIPIGRILRSHNLETRRDMEELEILEGEPTFDGISVLSRSYKIVHNNRTLMWINERFPIDERWCL is encoded by the coding sequence TTGAACACCGATTTTCTTGAAAAACTAAAAAGTTTTGAGATTCCAACCTGCCTGCGGGTCTGCTGCGGAACCGACGGTTCGGTGACATTCCTCCTGGAGATAATGACCAGGCAGCCGGTGAGCGTGACTACTGAGTCCCAGCACATCATCAAAGCCGATAAACCAATTGCTGATCTTCTCGATGTGGAAGAAGGCAGTGAAGTAAACGACCGGGCAGTATGGCTCTCTGCAGGCGGCACAGTCTTTGTCTATGCAAGATCCCTCTCTCCCCTGGAACGAATGCCTGATACCATGCGGGAACAACTCATGCGGGCAGACATCCCTATCGGTCGTATCCTGCGCAGCCACAATCTCGAAACCCGGCGCGACATGGAGGAACTCGAAATCCTTGAAGGCGAACCAACCTTCGACGGCATATCTGTACTTTCCCGTTCCTACAAAATAGTTCACAACAACCGCACTCTCATGTGGATCAACGAGCGCTTCCCGATCGATGAGCGCTGGTGCTTATAA
- a CDS encoding 4Fe-4S binding protein, whose amino-acid sequence MVAKVNVDLCTGCGSCVDECPAAAISLNDDGIATVDESECLDCGSCEDACPNNAITIE is encoded by the coding sequence ATGGTAGCAAAAGTTAATGTCGACCTCTGTACTGGCTGTGGAAGCTGTGTAGACGAATGCCCTGCCGCTGCAATTTCCCTCAACGATGATGGTATTGCAACAGTAGATGAAAGTGAATGCCTTGATTGCGGCTCATGCGAGGACGCCTGCCCCAACAATGCAATCACAATTGAGTAA
- the queC gene encoding 7-cyano-7-deazaguanine synthase QueC: MKAITLLSGGLDSVAALAIAAKDHDIEMAITFDYGQRAREKEIAYSRKVCEYYGIEHRVIKLDWLSEITSTSLVNRDLEVPSISLEDIDEGAPAEITDASAKAVWVPNRNGVMLNITASFAESRKCDYIIVGFNGEEARTFPDNSLAYVQAMEKAFSYSTQNGVKILAPLVELGKTEIVRRALEAKAPLEYSWSCYHEGEKPCEKCESCVRRARAFENAGVKDPLLKRLGI; encoded by the coding sequence ATGAAGGCTATAACTCTCCTGAGCGGTGGGCTTGACTCGGTCGCTGCGCTTGCAATAGCTGCGAAAGATCATGACATTGAGATGGCTATTACCTTTGATTACGGGCAGAGAGCCAGAGAAAAGGAAATTGCGTACTCGCGCAAGGTATGCGAATATTACGGGATTGAGCACAGGGTTATAAAGTTAGACTGGCTTTCGGAAATAACATCTACATCCCTTGTTAACAGGGATCTTGAAGTTCCATCCATATCACTCGAGGATATTGACGAAGGAGCACCTGCAGAAATTACAGATGCTTCTGCAAAGGCAGTCTGGGTTCCAAACAGAAACGGGGTAATGCTCAATATCACAGCTAGTTTTGCTGAGAGCAGGAAATGTGATTACATTATAGTTGGCTTTAACGGTGAAGAAGCCAGAACCTTCCCTGACAATTCTCTTGCATATGTGCAGGCAATGGAAAAGGCTTTTTCATATTCTACCCAGAATGGCGTAAAAATCCTGGCTCCTCTGGTTGAACTTGGAAAAACCGAAATTGTCAGAAGAGCTCTTGAGGCAAAAGCTCCTCTTGAATACAGTTGGAGCTGCTATCATGAAGGAGAAAAACCCTGCGAAAAATGTGAGAGCTGCGTGCGCCGAGCACGTGCATTTGAAAATGCAGGCGTAAAAGATCCTCTTCTCAAAAGGCTTGGAATCTGA
- a CDS encoding DHH family phosphoesterase — MTDEKRTILIYYHDDNDGSCAAAVAANYYDKNEFSIKFVAINYGKESWTEEEINEAEKVWLVDFSSDRMEEFVKICGSKLIWIDHHRTAMEKFPELWGSSSIPGIRSLEKAACMLTWEYTHPENISPPPAVAYIGDKDMWTFEYPDTRAFSAGFSLMVKTPDDPVWDVLLGSEYEETVNKMISIGELLLEAQKYKLQKAFDRGIDFTFHNWRARLVNTTGNISELGEFIYKKPEYDIAVMWQAVEDMVVFSLRSDSENPNSPDCAKIAQQYGGGGHKNAAGFQKKNIDFPRLFFT; from the coding sequence ATGACTGATGAGAAACGCACTATTTTGATTTATTACCATGATGATAACGATGGGAGTTGTGCAGCTGCTGTCGCTGCGAATTACTACGACAAAAACGAATTTTCCATAAAGTTTGTTGCTATAAACTACGGAAAGGAGTCATGGACTGAGGAAGAAATAAACGAAGCTGAAAAAGTGTGGCTTGTTGATTTTTCAAGTGACAGAATGGAAGAATTCGTAAAGATTTGCGGGTCTAAGCTGATATGGATAGATCATCACAGGACTGCTATGGAAAAGTTCCCCGAACTGTGGGGCTCAAGCAGTATTCCGGGAATTCGGTCTCTTGAAAAGGCAGCCTGCATGCTTACATGGGAGTACACTCATCCTGAGAATATTTCGCCCCCTCCGGCTGTTGCCTATATAGGGGATAAGGATATGTGGACGTTTGAATACCCGGATACAAGGGCATTCAGTGCAGGTTTCAGCCTGATGGTCAAGACTCCTGACGATCCTGTGTGGGACGTGCTTCTTGGTTCGGAATACGAAGAAACCGTAAATAAAATGATCTCCATTGGTGAATTGCTCCTGGAGGCTCAAAAGTACAAACTTCAGAAAGCCTTCGATCGTGGGATTGATTTTACTTTTCATAATTGGAGAGCCAGGCTTGTAAACACTACAGGGAATATTTCCGAGCTAGGGGAATTCATCTACAAGAAGCCTGAATATGATATTGCTGTCATGTGGCAGGCAGTAGAAGATATGGTAGTATTCAGCCTGAGGTCTGATTCAGAGAACCCGAATTCACCTGACTGTGCCAAGATTGCCCAGCAATATGGCGGCGGAGGGCACAAAAATGCTGCAGGATTCCAGAAGAAGAATATTGATTTTCCACGCCTGTTTTTCACATGA
- a CDS encoding DUF366 family protein, translated as MKCIILPEKLDYDGSQISSLWAYNNFGVQEDSVVVFRGACDVKIEHMIDLEDRRANESILSEDMISFIIEHFDSTDLKLVYTRQRLFTALVREYLADIGVQTTREGDDLFLKGKKLTVSIASTSAVSQKIHFGINVSHDVYGNLKEAGIIDDRQIASFMQAVGEAYVREFEDIEKDLRKSRPLGVV; from the coding sequence ATGAAGTGCATTATCTTACCTGAGAAACTCGATTATGACGGAAGCCAGATTTCCTCTCTCTGGGCTTACAACAATTTTGGAGTTCAGGAAGACTCAGTTGTAGTTTTTAGGGGAGCCTGCGACGTGAAAATCGAGCATATGATTGACCTTGAGGACCGCCGAGCAAATGAATCAATCTTGTCCGAAGATATGATAAGTTTCATTATAGAACATTTTGATTCTACTGACCTGAAACTGGTCTATACCCGGCAGCGGCTCTTTACAGCCCTTGTGAGAGAATACCTTGCGGATATTGGTGTGCAGACAACGAGGGAAGGAGATGACCTTTTCCTGAAAGGGAAAAAGCTAACAGTCTCGATTGCCAGCACCTCTGCAGTTTCTCAGAAAATCCATTTTGGGATTAACGTTTCTCATGATGTATACGGGAATCTGAAAGAAGCCGGGATAATAGATGATAGACAGATTGCAAGCTTCATGCAAGCAGTAGGGGAGGCTTACGTCCGCGAGTTTGAAGATATAGAAAAGGACCTGAGAAAGTCAAGACCCCTGGGGGTGGTATAA
- the queD gene encoding 6-carboxytetrahydropterin synthase QueD, producing MAKMRLGVIDYIDSAHYLPGHGKCGRVHGHTYKIEVIIEGEVRENGMVIDFYDLKKGIKETLQEYDHMLLNDILEFPSSEHLCLHIHSRLSEKFGFPLLVRIWEGEGKWCEMDNFS from the coding sequence ATGGCAAAAATGAGACTGGGAGTTATTGATTATATCGATAGTGCCCATTACCTTCCAGGGCATGGAAAATGCGGAAGAGTACATGGGCATACATATAAAATCGAGGTCATAATAGAAGGAGAGGTAAGAGAAAATGGGATGGTAATAGACTTTTATGACCTGAAGAAGGGAATAAAGGAAACCCTGCAAGAATATGATCATATGCTGTTAAATGATATCCTTGAATTTCCCAGTTCAGAACACCTTTGCCTGCATATTCACTCCCGCCTCTCGGAAAAGTTTGGATTCCCCCTCCTGGTCAGAATCTGGGAAGGAGAAGGAAAATGGTGTGAAATGGACAATTTTTCATAA
- a CDS encoding 7-carboxy-7-deazaguanine synthase QueE translates to MSASEIISAPIREIFCSVQGEGPYLGVRQAFVRFSGCNLNCNYCDTDFANPGTCNYEKVEGSGYFEKIKNPISVTHLEAMLQPFKHLHSVSLTGGEPLLYADFIKKLNIASPLYLESNMTLPEQAKKLSEKVAYVSGDFKLPESLRGIGREARKEHMENTVECFRLLRKTHSRDCFCKIVVNRDTELEAIKRAVEAIAPYVSCVILQPETPIGRDLMKPGSIQASVKSIMELQKSLLEIIDTRVIPQTHRMWGCL, encoded by the coding sequence ATGTCAGCTTCAGAGATTATCTCTGCCCCTATAAGAGAAATTTTCTGCTCTGTCCAGGGAGAGGGTCCATATCTTGGCGTAAGGCAGGCTTTTGTCCGCTTTTCGGGTTGCAACCTCAATTGCAACTACTGTGATACGGACTTTGCAAATCCTGGAACCTGCAATTATGAGAAGGTGGAAGGGAGCGGCTACTTTGAAAAAATCAAGAACCCTATAAGTGTTACCCATCTGGAAGCTATGCTGCAGCCTTTTAAACATCTCCATTCAGTCTCCCTGACCGGAGGAGAACCTCTACTGTACGCAGATTTTATAAAAAAGCTGAATATAGCCTCGCCGCTTTATCTTGAGTCCAATATGACCCTGCCTGAACAGGCAAAGAAGCTGAGCGAAAAGGTTGCTTATGTTTCAGGAGATTTCAAACTTCCTGAATCGCTCAGGGGTATTGGACGTGAAGCCCGGAAAGAACACATGGAAAATACAGTAGAATGCTTCAGGCTTTTAAGAAAAACCCATTCAAGGGATTGTTTCTGCAAGATCGTAGTGAACAGAGATACGGAGCTGGAAGCCATAAAGCGGGCTGTAGAAGCCATAGCTCCTTATGTGTCCTGTGTAATCCTCCAGCCTGAAACTCCGATTGGTCGTGACCTGATGAAGCCTGGTTCTATACAAGCATCCGTAAAAAGTATTATGGAGTTGCAGAAGAGCCTGCTTGAAATTATAGACACACGAGTTATTCCACAGACACACAGGATGTGGGGTTGCTTATAA
- the nifB gene encoding nitrogenase cofactor biosynthesis protein NifB, which translates to MPEENNLICCDIDSPKFEEELLRKIAEHPCYDRKAQHKYGRIHLAVAPSCNIQCNFCVRDFDCVNESRPGVTSKVLTPQEALEKTRQVIKDYPFIKVVGIAGPGDPLANKETFETFELIKKEFPDLTLCMSTNGLLLPEKLEDILRVGVSTLTVTINAIDPEIQAKIVDHIVYHGKIYKGIEGAKIQVKNQLEGVKAAVDAGIVVKVNTVLIPGINDKHVVEIARKLNELGVYIMNIMPLISQGAFANIEPPTPEERKAAQQACEPYVLQMRHCRQCRADAYGLLSQDMSQMSEERRKLIKIQTKEDAERARKILKEDGKQKA; encoded by the coding sequence TTGCCTGAAGAAAATAATCTTATATGTTGTGATATTGACAGCCCTAAATTTGAAGAGGAGCTCCTGAGAAAGATTGCCGAACATCCCTGCTACGACAGAAAAGCCCAGCACAAGTACGGGAGGATTCATCTGGCTGTGGCTCCATCATGCAATATACAGTGTAACTTCTGCGTCAGGGATTTTGATTGTGTAAACGAGAGTCGCCCGGGAGTTACTAGCAAAGTTCTTACTCCACAGGAAGCCCTTGAGAAGACGAGGCAGGTCATTAAAGATTATCCATTCATCAAGGTTGTCGGGATTGCAGGCCCTGGCGATCCTCTTGCTAATAAAGAGACCTTTGAAACCTTTGAATTGATAAAAAAGGAATTTCCTGATCTCACGCTCTGTATGAGTACAAACGGACTACTTCTTCCCGAAAAGCTGGAAGATATTCTGCGCGTGGGAGTTTCTACATTAACGGTAACGATAAATGCAATCGATCCCGAGATCCAGGCAAAAATCGTGGATCATATAGTCTATCATGGAAAGATTTATAAGGGAATTGAAGGCGCAAAAATTCAGGTAAAAAACCAGCTTGAAGGCGTCAAAGCGGCTGTTGATGCAGGCATAGTTGTCAAGGTTAACACTGTACTCATTCCGGGAATTAATGACAAACACGTGGTTGAGATTGCCAGAAAACTCAACGAACTCGGGGTTTATATAATGAACATCATGCCCCTTATCAGCCAGGGAGCCTTTGCAAATATTGAGCCTCCTACTCCAGAAGAGCGAAAAGCTGCTCAGCAGGCATGTGAACCTTACGTCCTGCAAATGCGTCACTGCAGGCAGTGTAGAGCTGACGCTTACGGACTTCTTTCTCAGGACATGTCACAGATGAGCGAAGAACGCAGAAAGCTTATAAAAATCCAGACAAAAGAAGATGCCGAAAGGGCAAGAAAAATCCTTAAGGAAGACGGAAAACAGAAAGCTTAA